The following proteins are encoded in a genomic region of Brachypodium distachyon strain Bd21 chromosome 1, Brachypodium_distachyon_v3.0, whole genome shotgun sequence:
- the LOC100823544 gene encoding anthranilate N-benzoyltransferase protein 1, translated as MGFHKRAAAAGASSIIQVSSRRLVKASDTSIQPHVAAVSHLDLITNCAQASVRCVYRKPTNGDLGCFSAVVAAFEAHLPSLLNHFFSLAGRIVIDRATGVPELHCFNQGAELVVGHADLELCGMDWGLPEESLGRIQVPYAEDLPLSVQLLSFACGGFAVVWATNTLIGDGNVGVMLVRMFSELSRTGTLSWGGPTHDRSVFSKPRDPPSYGTKVASMFTPWDHEHQVNALTAEESFVGRLYYVEAQDIARLRADADADAGAGTGRQRAATRVQAMSAYLWKVLARIVATSKLLSEDEKRCRLLWWVDGRRRFSAPELRARLQNYAGNVTSYVVADAAADRVLGEPMSGVAGMVRDAIAEVDYDEMYQQMVDWMEVHKPGRFVETSTVGLGSPTLAQTMWSSFKDDTDFGFGKAALAMPAESSLGRLCMAMLSISAKPGDPGTWLVSACIWPRLAAALESDPQRIFKPLNAEYLGFTHAAATARPRL; from the coding sequence ATGGGGTTCCATAAGCGGGCTGCAGCAGCCGGTGCCTCGTCCATCATCCAGGTCTCGAGCCGGCGGCTCGTGAAGGCCTCCGACACGTCCATCCAGCCGCACGTGGCCGCCGTCTCCCACCTCGACCTCATCACCAACTGCGCCCAGGCCTCCGTGAGATGCGTCTACCGCAAGCCCACAAATGGAGACCTGGGCTGCTTCTCCGCCGTCGTGGCCGCCTTCGAGGCCCACTTACCTTCCTTGCTCAACCACTTCTTCTCCCTGGCCGGCCGCATCGTAATCGACCGTGCCACCGGCGTCCCGGAACTCCACTGTTTCAACCAGGGCGCCGAGCTCGTCGTGGGACACGCGGACCTGGAGCTCTGCGGCATGGACTGGGGCCTGCCGGAGGAGTCCCTGGGCAGGATCCAGGTGCCGTACGCGGAGGACCTGCCGCTGTCGGTGCAGCTGCTGTCCTTCGCCTGCGGGGGCTTCGCCGTCGTCTGGGCCACCAACACCCTGATCGGCGACGGCAACGTCGGGGTCATGCTCGTCAGGATGTTCTCCGAGCTTTCCCGCACGGGGACGCTCTCCTGGGGCGGCCCAACCCACGACAGGTCCGTCTTCAGCAAGCCTCGCGACCCGCCGTCGTACGGCACCAAGGTGGCCTCCATGTTCACGCCGTGGGACCACGAGCACCAGGTGAACGCGCTGACGGCCGAGGAGAGCTTCGTGGGGCGGCTCTACTACGTGGAGGCCCAAGACATCGCCAGGCTCcgtgccgatgccgatgccgatgccggtgCCGGTACCGGCCGGCAGCGCGCGGCGACAAGGGTCCAGGCCATGTCGGCGTACCTGTGGAAAGTCCTCGCACGCATCGTGGCCACGTCGAAGCTGTTGTCCGAGGACGAGAAGCGGTGCCGGCTGCTGTGGTGGGTGGACGGCCGGCGCCGGTTCTCGGCCCCGGAGCTCCGCGCCAGGTTACAAAACTACGCGGGCAACGTGACCTCCTACGTGGtggcggacgcggcggcggacagAGTGCTGGGCGAGCCGATGTCGGGCGTGGCCGGCATGGTGAGGGACGCCATCGCGGAGGTGGACTACGACGAGATGTACCAGCAGATGGTGGACTGGATGGAGGTGCACAAGCCGGGGCGGTTCGTGGAGACGAGCACCGTGGGTTTGGGCAGCCCCACGCTGGCGCAGACCATGTGGTCGTCGTTCAAGGATGATACCGACTTCGGGTTCGGCAAAGCCGCGCTCGCCATGCCGGCCGAGTCGAGCCTTGGTAGGCTGTGCATGGCCATGCTCTCCATCTCGGCGAAGCCCGGGGACCCTGGGACGTGGCTCGTCAGCGCCTGCATCTGGCCGcgtctcgccgccgcgctcgagTCCGACCCCCAGCGAATCTTCAAGCCTCTTAACGCCGAGTACCTCGGCTTCACCCATGCTGCTGCCACTGCCAGACCTCGCCTCTGA